One Brassica napus cultivar Da-Ae chromosome A5, Da-Ae, whole genome shotgun sequence DNA window includes the following coding sequences:
- the LOC106450454 gene encoding peptide chain release factor 1, mitochondrial isoform X1 gives MRRMFRPMILSNLIRSCSRATRSINRSSMMFRLYSTEVEPQLSPDLIKIMDERLSAIEHRNAILQRLINQPEYSQEEFSRANKELRKLRDSMELISSLRAIQKEIDGLKSLVSESSDDKDMLDMAVSELDEAVEEEKRLQTLLLKSLLPKDEADERDCILEVRAGTGGEEASLFAMDIFRMYERYSQKKGWKFDIVDITESDMKGYKEASAAICGASVYGKLKFESGIHRVQRIPITEKSGRIHTSAVSVAILPQADEVDVQLRNEDLRIDTYRSGGCGGQHANTTNSAVRIIHHPTGIMVSIQDERSQHMNKAKALKVLCAKLYEIERLRLQSSRSKLRSEQIGSGDRSGRIRTYNFPQGRVTDHRVGITHHAIEDMMEGENLDTFIDALLLRQEMDAIASFSSTS, from the exons ATGAGGAGGATGTTTCGGCCAATGATTCTGAGCAATCTGATTCGATCTTGCTCGAGAGCTACGCGTTCAATTAATCGATCGTCGATGATGTTTCGTCTGTACTCCACCG AAGTGGAACCTCAGTTATCTCCAGATCTTATTAAGATAATGGATGAGAGACTATCAGCTATAGAACACCGTAACGCTATTCTCCAGAGGCTTATTAACCAG CCTGAGTACTcacaagaagagttttcaagagCTAACAAGGAGCTTCGGAAGCTGAGAGACTCTATGGAGCTGATCAGTTCCTTGAGGGCTATTCAAAAG GAGATTGATGGGCTGAAGAGTCTGGTTTCAGAGAGCTCGGATGATAAGGACATGCTTGATATGGCTGTTAGTGAGTTAGATGAGGCGGTGGAGGAGGAAAAAAGGCTTCAGACTTTGCTGCTTAAGTCTTTGCTTCCTAAAGATGAAGCTGATGAGAGGGATTGCATTTTGGAGGTGAGAGCAG GTACTGGTGGAGAAGAGGCTTCTTTGTTTGCCATGGACATTTTCAGAAT GTACGAAAGGTATTCTCAGAAGAAAGGTTGGAAGTTTGATATTGTAGACATCACCGAGTCTGATATGAAAGGATATAAA GAAGCAAGTGCTGCAATTTGTGGAGCCAGTGTGTATGGAAAACTTAAGTTCGAGAGTGGAATTCACAGGGTTCAG CGTATTCCCATCACAGAGAAATCTGGACGTATTCACACCAGCGCTGTATCTGTTGCCATCCTTCCCCAGGCTGATGAG GTAGATGTTCAGCTAAGGAATGAAGATTTGAGGATTGATACTTACAGGTCTGGTGGCTGCGGTGGTCAGCATGCCAACACAACCAACAGCGCAGTCCGAATAATCCACCATCCAACTGGGATCATGGTCTCCATCCAAGACGAAAGATCACAACATATG AACAAAGCCAAAGCACTTAAAGTACTCTGCGCAAAGCTCTATGAGATTGAAAGGTTGAGATTACAGAGCAGCCGGTCAAAGCTACGGTCAGAACAG ATTGGCAGCGGAGACCGGTCTGGACGAATCCGTACGTACAATTTTCCACAAGGGAGAGTCACGGACCACCGTGTGGGAATCACTCACCATGCCATTGAAGATATGATGGAAGGAGAGAATCTAGACACCTTCATCGACGCCCTGCTCTTGCGCCAGGAGATGGATGCCATTGCTTCTTTCAGCTCCACTTCATGA
- the LOC106450453 gene encoding pectinesterase 5-like encodes MIGKVVVSVASVLLLVGVAIGVVAIVNKSGNTNLSPQMKAVQGICQATADKASCVKTLEPVKSDDPNKLIKAFMLATQDALTKSSNFTDKAEGNMGSSISPNNKAVLDYCRKVFMYALEDLGTILEEMGEDLNTIGNKFDQLKQWLTGVYNYQTDCLDDIQEDDLRKTIAEGISSSKILTGNAIDIFHTVVSAMAKIDAKVDDFKNMTSGIFTPSAPANKEAAPVVDTPVADPDGPSRRLLEDLDDLGVPTWVSGADRKLMANAGRGRRGGGGAPRIRATYVVAKDGSGQFKSIQQAVNACPDKNAGRCIIHIKAGIYREQVIIPKKKNNIFMFGDGARKTVITYNRSVGLSSGTTTSTSGTVQVESEGFMAKWIGFKNTAGPNGHQAVAIRVNGDRAVIFNCRFDGYQDTLYVNNGRQFYRNCVVSGTVDFIFGKSATVIQNSLIVIRKGNKGQYNTVTADGNEKGLSMKIGIVIQNCRIVPDKKLAPERLTVESYLGRPWKQYSTTVVINTEIGDVIRPEGWRLWDGESFHKTCRYVEYNNRGPGANTNRRVNWAKVARSAGEINQFTVANWLAPVNWIQEANVPVTLGL; translated from the exons atgattggAAAAGTTGTTGTCTCTGTGGCCTCCGTCCTTCTATTGGTCGGAGTAGCCATTGGAGTCGTTGCCATCGTTAATAAAAGCGGCAACACTAATTTGTCTCCACAGATGAAAGCTGTTCAAGGCATTTGCCAAGCCACTGCTGACAAAGCCTCATGTGTTAAAACTCTCGAGCCCGTCAAGAGCGATGACCCAAACAAACTAATCAAGGCCTTCATGCTCGCTACACAAGATGCACTAACCAAATCATCAAACTTCACCGATAAAGCCGAAGGCAACATGGGTTCGAGCATCTCCCCAAACAACAAAGCCGTTCTTGATTACTGCAGGAAAGTTTTCATGTACGCGCTTGAGGATCTCGGTACCATTCTTGAGGAAATGGGTGAAGATCTTAACACGATCGGTAACAAATTCGACCAGCTTAAGCAATGGTTAACCGGTGTTTACAATTACCAAACCGATTGTCTTGACGATATTCAAGAAGATGATTTGAGAAAGACTATTGCTGAAGGCATTTCTAGCTCCAAGATTCTTACTGGTAATGCCATCGACATCTTCCACACAGTTGTTAGCGCCATGGCCAAGATTGACGCTAAAGTCGATGATTTCAAGAACATGACAAGTGGAATCTTCACTCCTTCAGCTCCGGCCAACAAAGAAGCCGCTCCTGTCGTTGACACTCCCGTGGCCGACCCTGACGGTCCTTCTCGTCGTCTTCTTGAAGACCTTGACGACCTTGGAGTCCCAACATGGGTTTCAGGTGCAGACAGGAAGCTCATGGCTAACGCTGGACGTGGCCGAAGAGGAGGCGGTGGAGCTCCTAGAATCAGAGCAACCTATGTGGTGGCTAAGGATGGAAGCGGACAGTTTAAGTCAATTCAACAAGCTGTTAACGCTTGTCCCGACAAAAACGCTGGAAGATGCATCATCCACATTAAGGCTGGTATCTACAGAGAGCAAGTTATCATCcctaagaagaagaacaacatcTTCATGTTCGGAGATGGTGCAAGAAAGACCGTTATTACTTACAACAGAAGTGTTGGTCTCAGTTCTGGAACCACCACTTCTACTAGTGGCACAGTCC AGGTTGAATCTGAAGGATTCATGGCTAAATGGATCGGATTCAAGAACACAGCCGGTCCAAATGGGCACCAAGCTGTTGCTATCAGAGTCAACGGCGACCGTGCCGTGATCTTCAACTGCAGATTCGACGGTTACCAAGACACACTATACGTCAACAACGGTCGTCAATTCTACAGAAACTGCGTCGTTTCAGGAACAGTCGACTTCATCTTCGGCAAATCCGCCACCGTTATCCAAAACTCACTCATCGTCATCCGCAAAGGAAACAAGGGACAATACAACACCGTCACAGCCGACGGTAACGAAAAGGGTCTATCCATGAAAATCGGTATCGTCATCCAAAACTGCCGCATCGTTCCCGACAAGAAGCTAGCGCCGGAGAGGCTGACCGTTGAGTCGTACTTGGGAAGGCCGTGGAAGCAGTACTCCACCACCGTGGTGATCAACACCGAGATCGGAGATGTGATTAGACCAGAAGGTTGGAGACTGTGGGACGGAGAGAGCTTCCACAAGACATGTAGGTACGTTGAGTACAACAACCGTGGACCAGGAGCTAACACTAACAGGAGAGTTAACTGGGCTAAGGTCGCTAGGTCTGCTGGTGAGATTAATCAGTTCACCGTGGCTAACTGGTTAGCTCCGGTTAACTGGATCCAAGAAGCTAACGTGCCAGTCACGCTTGGATTATAA
- the LOC106454411 gene encoding pectinesterase 5-like — MNTPIKLAFLILCIALTATAFVVPAKRDAVTPEHEKAVAGICSVVQDKSLCSITLKTVPSNDPNVLVRHLATGAETSVKKGLKFLSGIKPKYKGNAFATACITSCEKQLNNALEDFSDFWKAAGKDINSMAKNYFTCKKKMTSIFNYQSSCLDDIYDKPLLKEVQGGIGLGKRMSGESVDVFAGMGKVFNTLNIKTKLNQKDTDSLLPPPLSFYYY, encoded by the coding sequence AAAACTCGCCTTTCTCATTCTATGTATCGCCCTAACCGCAACCGCGTTCGTAGTCCCAGCCAAACGTGACGCCGTTACACCAGAACATGAAAAAGCCGTCGCAGGAATATGCAGCGTTGTCCAAGACAAAAGTCTTTGTAGCATAACCTTGAAAACCGTCCCAAGCAATGATCCCAACGTTTTGGTCCGTCACTTAGCCACAGGTGCAGAAACCTCCGTTAAAAAGGGATTGAAGTTCCTCTCCGGAATCAAGCCCAAGTACAAAGGAAACGCCTTCGCCACAGCTTGCATCACCAGCTGCGAGAAACAGCTGAACAACGCCTTGGAAGACTTTTCAGATTTCTGGAAAGCCGCGGGCAAAGACATAAACAGCATGGCTAAGAACTACTTCACGTGTAAGAAGAAGATGACCTCGATCTTTAACTACCAGTCGAGTTGTCTCGATGACATTTACGACAAACCGTTGTTGAAAGAGGTTCAAGGAGGGATAGGGCTTGGGAAAAGAATGAGCGGCGAGTCAGTGGATGTGTTCGCTGGAATGGGCAAAGTCTTTAACACTCTCAACATTAAGACCAAACTTAACCAGAAAGATACCGATTCGTTGCTCCCACCACCTTTGTCCTTTTACTACtattga
- the LOC106450454 gene encoding peptide chain release factor 1, mitochondrial isoform X2, whose product MRRMFRPMILSNLIRSCSRATRSINRSSMMFRLYSTVEPQLSPDLIKIMDERLSAIEHRNAILQRLINQPEYSQEEFSRANKELRKLRDSMELISSLRAIQKEIDGLKSLVSESSDDKDMLDMAVSELDEAVEEEKRLQTLLLKSLLPKDEADERDCILEVRAGTGGEEASLFAMDIFRMYERYSQKKGWKFDIVDITESDMKGYKEASAAICGASVYGKLKFESGIHRVQRIPITEKSGRIHTSAVSVAILPQADEVDVQLRNEDLRIDTYRSGGCGGQHANTTNSAVRIIHHPTGIMVSIQDERSQHMNKAKALKVLCAKLYEIERLRLQSSRSKLRSEQIGSGDRSGRIRTYNFPQGRVTDHRVGITHHAIEDMMEGENLDTFIDALLLRQEMDAIASFSSTS is encoded by the exons ATGAGGAGGATGTTTCGGCCAATGATTCTGAGCAATCTGATTCGATCTTGCTCGAGAGCTACGCGTTCAATTAATCGATCGTCGATGATGTTTCGTCTGTACTCCACCG TGGAACCTCAGTTATCTCCAGATCTTATTAAGATAATGGATGAGAGACTATCAGCTATAGAACACCGTAACGCTATTCTCCAGAGGCTTATTAACCAG CCTGAGTACTcacaagaagagttttcaagagCTAACAAGGAGCTTCGGAAGCTGAGAGACTCTATGGAGCTGATCAGTTCCTTGAGGGCTATTCAAAAG GAGATTGATGGGCTGAAGAGTCTGGTTTCAGAGAGCTCGGATGATAAGGACATGCTTGATATGGCTGTTAGTGAGTTAGATGAGGCGGTGGAGGAGGAAAAAAGGCTTCAGACTTTGCTGCTTAAGTCTTTGCTTCCTAAAGATGAAGCTGATGAGAGGGATTGCATTTTGGAGGTGAGAGCAG GTACTGGTGGAGAAGAGGCTTCTTTGTTTGCCATGGACATTTTCAGAAT GTACGAAAGGTATTCTCAGAAGAAAGGTTGGAAGTTTGATATTGTAGACATCACCGAGTCTGATATGAAAGGATATAAA GAAGCAAGTGCTGCAATTTGTGGAGCCAGTGTGTATGGAAAACTTAAGTTCGAGAGTGGAATTCACAGGGTTCAG CGTATTCCCATCACAGAGAAATCTGGACGTATTCACACCAGCGCTGTATCTGTTGCCATCCTTCCCCAGGCTGATGAG GTAGATGTTCAGCTAAGGAATGAAGATTTGAGGATTGATACTTACAGGTCTGGTGGCTGCGGTGGTCAGCATGCCAACACAACCAACAGCGCAGTCCGAATAATCCACCATCCAACTGGGATCATGGTCTCCATCCAAGACGAAAGATCACAACATATG AACAAAGCCAAAGCACTTAAAGTACTCTGCGCAAAGCTCTATGAGATTGAAAGGTTGAGATTACAGAGCAGCCGGTCAAAGCTACGGTCAGAACAG ATTGGCAGCGGAGACCGGTCTGGACGAATCCGTACGTACAATTTTCCACAAGGGAGAGTCACGGACCACCGTGTGGGAATCACTCACCATGCCATTGAAGATATGATGGAAGGAGAGAATCTAGACACCTTCATCGACGCCCTGCTCTTGCGCCAGGAGATGGATGCCATTGCTTCTTTCAGCTCCACTTCATGA
- the LOC106450456 gene encoding uncharacterized protein LOC106450456: MKQVALIHTVINLLLMVHGDVSSSSSAVGDPGMKRDGLRVAFEAWNFCNEVGLEAPHMGSPRAADCFDVSTSGYSLAHKVSDSDNNLGIGKSKPGVISEAALHNPDLYAVEKELYLGSLCQVSDEPNPWSFWMVMLKNGNYDTKSGLCPQNGRKIPPFDQPGKFPCFGTGCMNQPVLNHGKTQLLSDGYTMRGWFNGTYDLDADGVSYYEVVWEKRVGVGGWVFKHKLKTSSKYPWLMLYLRADATKEFSGGYHYDTRGMLKTLPESPNFKVRLTVDIKQGGGRKSQFYLLDIGSCWKNNGEPCDGDVTTDVTRYSEMIINPETELWCNPKTLHNCPPYHTFRNGTRVHRTDSQRFPYEAYHVYCAPGNAEHLELPVGTCDPFSNPQAQEILQLLPHPVWGEYGYPTRRGDGWVGDPITWELDVGALSSRLYFYQDPGTTPARRIWTSVDVGTEIYKDEGAVAEWHLSDFNVLIT, encoded by the exons ATGAAGCAAGTGGCTCTAATCCACACCGTGATAAACTTGCTTCTCATGGTTCATGGAGACGTGTCTTCCTCATCATCAGCTGTTGGAGATCCAGGGATGAAGAGAGACGGTCTCAGAGTGGCGTTTGAAGCTTGGAACTTCTGCAATGAGGTTGGTCTCGAAGCTCCTCACATGGGTAGTCCTCGAGCCGCAGATTGCTTCGATGTCTCTACAA GTGGTTATTCCTTGGCACACAAGGTATCAGACTCGGATAACAACCTAGGGATCGGTAAGAGTAAACCAGGAGTCATATCAGAAGCAGCATTACACAACCCTGATCTTTACGCCGTCGAAAAAGAGCTCTACCTAGGCTCTCTCTGTCAAGTCTCGGACGAACCAAACCCATGGAGTTTCTGGATGGTCATGCTCAAGAACGGAAACTACGACACAAAGTCCGGTCTCTGCCCTCAAAACGGCCGTAAGATCCCACCTTTCGACCAGCCAGGAAAGTTCCCCTGTTTCGGAACCGGTTGCATGAACCAACCGGTGTTGAACCATGGGAAGACTCAGCTTCTGAGTGATGGTTACACAATGAGGGGTTGGTTCAATGGAACGTACGATCTTGATGCGGATGGGGTGAGTTATTACGAGGTTGTGTGGGAGAAGAGAGTTGGTGTTGGCGGTTGGGTGTTTAAACATAAGCTTAAGACATCATCAAAGTATCCTTGGCTTATGCTTTACCTTAGAGCCGATGCAACTAAAGAATTCTCTGGTGGATACCATTATGACACTAGAGGAATGCTCAAAACA CTTCCGGAGTCACCAAACTTTAAGGTGAGACTAACCGTAGACATCAAGCAAGGAGGAGGACGCAAGAGTCAGTTCTACCTTCTCGACATCGGAAGCTGCTGGAAAAACAACGGCGAGCCATGCGACGGTGACGTAACAACCGACGTCACTCGTTACTCGGAGATGATCATAAACCCTGAAACAGAGCTTTGGTGCAACCCCAAGACTCTGCACAACTGTCCACCGTACCACACGTTTCGAAACGGCACCAGAGTCCACCGTACGGACAGCCAGAGGTTCCCTTACGAGGCTTACCACGTTTACTGTGCGCCGGGAAACGCCGAGCATCTCGAGCTTCCGGTGGGGACTTGCGATCCTTTTAGCAACCCACAGGCTCAAGAGATTCTTCAGCTTTTGCCTCACCCGGTTTGGGGTGAATATGGATATCCGACCCGGAGAGGAGATGGTTGGGTGGGTGACCCGATAACTTGGGAGCTTGATGTTGGCGCTTTGTCTAGTAGGCTTTACTTCTACCAG GATCCCGGTACGACTCCGGCGAGGAGGATTTGGACATCGGTGGATGTTGGTACAGAGATTTATAAAGACGAAGGAGCAGTTGCAGAATGGCATCTTTCTGATTTCAATGTTCTTATTACTTGA
- the LOC106450455 gene encoding ABC transporter B family member 4-like, with product MASESGLNGDANIVEEVSETKRSRDEEEKEDKEVKKNNNEDHEKTKTVPFYKLFAFADSLDFLLMTLGTLGSIGNGLGFPIMTILFGDLVDAFGENQNDSNVADKVSKVSLKFVWLGIGTFAAAFLQLSGWMISGERQAARIRSMYLKTILRQDIAFFDVDTNTGEVVGRMSGDTVLIQDAMGEKVGKAIQLLATFVGGFVIAFIRGWLLTLVMLSSIPLLVMAGAGLAIVIARTASRGQTAYAKAAVVVEQTIGSIRTVASFTGEKQAISNYNKHLVTAYKAGVMEGGSTGLGLGTLFLVVFCSYALAVWYGGKLILDKGYTGGQVLNIIISVLTGSMSLGQASPCLTAFAAGQAAAYKMFETIERRPDIDSYSTDGKVLDDIKGDIELKDVYFTYPARPDEQIFRGFSLFISSGTTVALVGQSGSGKSTVVSLIERFYDPQAGEVIIDGVNLKEFQLKWIRSKIGLVSQEPVLFTSSIKDNIAYGKEDATLEEIKAAAELANASKFVDKLPQGLDTMVGEHGTQLSGGQKQRIAVARAILKDPRILLLDEATSALDAESERVVQEALDRIMVNRTTVVVAHRLSTVRNADTIAVIHQGKIVEKGSHAELLKDPEGAYSQLIRLQEDKKHEEKKPEELSSIESFKQSSLRKSSLGRSLSKGGSSRGNSSRHSFNMFGFPSGIEGNDVVQDQEEPKTKPKKVSIRRIAALNKPEIPVLILGTISAAANGVILPIFGILIASVIKAFFKPPKELKEDTSFWAIIFMVLGFASVIAYPAQTFFFSIAGCKLVQRIRSMCFEKVVHMEVGWFDESEHSSGTIGARLSADAAAIRGLVGDALAQMVQNLSSILAGLIIAFLACWQLAFVVLAMLPLIALNGFLYMKFMKGFSADAKKMYGEASQVANDAVGSIRTVASFCAEDKVMNMYTKKCEGPMKTGIRQGIVSGIGFGVSFFVLFASYATSFYVGAQLVDDGKTTFDSVFRVFFALTMAAIAISQSSSLSPDSSKADIAAASIFGIIDRESKIDPSVESGRVLDTVKGDIELRHVSFKYPSRPDVQIFQDLCLSIRAGKTVALVGESGSGKSTVIALLQRFYDPDSGEITLDGVEIKTLRLKWLRQQTGLVSQEPILFNETIRANIAYGKGGDASESEIVSAAELSNAHGFISGLQQGYDTMVGERGIQLSGGQKQRVAIARAIVKDPKVLLLDEATSALDAESERVVQDALDRVMVNRTTIVVAHRLSTIKNADVIAVVKNGVIVEKGKHESLINIKDGVYASLVQLHLSAAS from the exons ATGGCTTCAGAGAGCGGCTTAAACGGAGATGCAAATATAGTAGAAGAGGTTTCCGAGACTAAAAGAAgcagagatgaagaagaaaaagaagacaaagaagtgAAGAAAAACAACAACGAAGATCATGAGAAAACGAAAACGGTGCCGTTTTACAAGCTTTTTGCTTTTGCGGATTCTTTGGACTTCCTCTTGATGACCCTGGGGACGCTTGGATCTATTGGAAACGGTCTAGGCTTCCCTATAATGACCATACTGTTCGGAGATCTAGTAGATGCTTTTGGAGAGAACCAGAATGACTCAAATGTTGCCGACAAAGTTTCCAAA GTATCTCTGAAGTTTGTATGGCTTGGAATCGGTACTTTTGCGGCCGCTTTTCTCC AGTTGTCTGGTTGGATGATATCTGGAGAAAGACAAGCAGCAAGAATAAGGAGTATGTATCTAAAGACAATCTTAAGACAAGATATAGCCTTCTTCGACGTTGATACAAATACTGGTGAAGTCGTTGGAAGAATGTCCGGTGACACTGTGCTAATCCAAGACGCCATGGGAGAGAAG GTGGGGAAAGCTATACAACTTCTAGCAACATTTGTTGGAGGCTTTGTGATAGCTTTCATAAGAGGATGGCTTCTAACTTTAGTCATGTTATCTTCAATACCTCTTCTTGTGATGGCTGGTGCGGGTCTGGCTATAGTCATTGCTAGAACAGCTTCTCGTGGACAAACAGCTTATGCTAAAGCTGCTGTTGTAGTTGAACAAACAATCGGTTCCATAAGAACG GTTGCTTCATTTACTGGAGAGAAACAAGCTATAAGCAATTACAACAAACATCTAGTCACAGCTTATAAAGCAGGAGTCATGGAAGGTGGTTCAACTGGATTAGGACTTGGCACACTCTTTCTTGTAGTCTTTTGTAGCTACGCTTTAGCTGTTTGGTATGGAGGAAAGTTGATTCTTGATAAAGGGTACACAGGAGGACAAGTTCTCAACATCATCATCTCTGTTTTAACTGGATCCAT gtcgTTAGGCCAAGCATCTCCTTGTTTAACAGCGTTTGCAGCTGGACAAGCTGCAGCCTACAAGATGTTTGAGACAATAGAGAGAAGACCTGACATTGATTCTTATAGTACAGATGGTAAAGTACTGGATGACATCAAAGGAGACATTGAGCTTAAAGATGTCTACTTCACATACCCGGCGAGGCCAGATGAGCAGATCTTCCGCGGTTTTTCGCTGTTTATCTCGAGTGGTACGACCGTGGCCTTAGTTGGACAGAGTGGGAGTGGGAAGTCTACTGTTGTGAGTCTAATAGAGAGGTTTTACGATCCGCAAGCCGGTGAAGTTATCATAGATGGTGTTAACCTAAAAGAGTTTCAGCTAAAATGGATCAGAAGCAAGATAGGACTTGTGAGTCAAGAACCGGTTCTCTTCACTTCAAGCATCAAGGACAACATTGCCTACGGTAAAGAAGACGCTACACTAGAAGAGATCAAAGCGGCTGCTGAGCTTGCAAACGCCTCCAAGTTTGTTGATAAGCTTCCTCAGGGTTTGGATACAATGGTTGGAGAACACGGCACTCAGCTTTCGGGTGGGCAGAAACAGAGGATCGCTGTGGCAAGAGCCATTCTTAAAGATCCAAGAATCTTGCTTTTGGACGAAGCTACAAGCGCGCTTGATGCAGAGTCAGAGAGAGTGGTTCAAGAAGCGCTTGATAGGATCATGGTTAACCGGACTACAGTAGTAGTTGCTCACCGGTTAAGCACGGTGCGAAATGCTGATACTATCGCTGTGATTCATCAAGGAAAGATCGTGGAGAAAGGCTCTCACGCTGAGCTACTCAAGGACCCGGAAGGTGCTTATTCTCAGCTCATACGTCTTCAAGAAGATAAGAAACACGAAGAGAAGAAACCCGAAGAGTTGTCATCAATAGAATCATTCAAACAATCTAGTTTGAGAAAATCATCTCTAGGGCGGTCTCTAAGCAAAGGAGGATCATCTAGAGGAAACAGCAGCCGCCACTCTTTCAACATGTTTGGTTTTCCATCAGGTATTGAAGGAAACGACGTCGTTCAAGATCAAGAAGAGCCCAAGACCAAACCAAAGAAAGTATCTATCCGTAGAATCGCTGCTCTAAACAAACCAGAGATCCCCGTTCTCATACTCGGAACAATCTCAGCAGCAGCAAACGGAGTTATACTTCCTATCTTCGGTATACTAATCGCAAGCGTGATCAAAGCCTTCTTCAAACCGCCTAAGGAGCTTAAAGAAGACACGAGCTTCTGGGCCATTATCTTCATGGTTCTTGGTTTCGCTTCCGTCATCGCCTACCCAGCTCAAACCTTCTTCTTTTCTATCGCTGGTTGTAAGCTAGTGCAGAGGATAAGGAGCATGTGTTTTGAGAAAGTGGTTCACATGGAAGTTGGATGGTTTGATGAGTCAGAGCATTCTAGTGGAACTATTGGAGCGAGGCTATCGGCTGATGCAGCTGCGATACGTGGTTTAGTGGGAGATGCTTTGGCTCAGATGGTTCAGAATCTGTCGTCTATATTGGCTGGGTTGATCATTGCGTTCTTGGCTTGTTGGCAGTTGGCTTTTGTCGTTCTTGCCATGCTTCCTCTTATTGCACTCAATGGGTTTCTTTACATGAAGTTCATGAAAGGTTTCAGTGCAGATGCAAAG AAAATGTATGGGGAAGCGAGTCAGGTAGCGAATGATGCGGTTGGGAGCATAAGAACAGTAGCTTCGTTCTGTGCGGAAGACAAAGTGATGAACATGTACACAAAGAAGTGTGAAGGTCCTATGAAGACAGGGATACGCCAAGGCATTGTCAGTGGAATAGGTTTCGGTGTTTCTTTCTTTGTACTCTTCGCTTCTTACGCGACCAGCTTCTATGTGGGGGCACAACTTGTCGATGACGGCAAGACAACCTTCGACTCTGTTTTCAGG GTTTTCTTTGCTTTGACGATGGCGGCTATTGCCATTTCACAGTCGAGTTCGTTGTCTCCTGACTCCAGCAAAGCCGATATCGCTGCTGCTTCGATTTTCGGGATTATCGACAGAGAATCGAAGATTGATCCAAGTGTAGAATCTGGAAGAGTGTTGGATACTGTTAAAGGAGACATTGAGCTTCGTCATGTTAGTTTCAAATACCCATCAAGGCCTGATGTTCAAATCTTCCAAGATCTTTGTCTAAGTATTCGAGCTGGAAAG aCCGTTGCTTTGGTTGGAGAAAGCGGGAGCGGGAAGTCAACGGTGATCGCTTTGCTACAGAGGTTTTACGATCCAGACTCAGGCGAGATCACTCTCGACGGTGTAGAGATCAAGACCCTGCGACTAAAATGGCTCAGACAACAAACGGGACTCGTGAGCCAAGAACCGATCTTGTTTAACGAAACGATCAGAGCCAACATTGCTTATGGAAAAGGCGGAGACGCGAGTGAATCCGAAATCGTATCAGCAGCTGAACTATCAAACGCCCATGGATTCATCAGTGGTCTACAACAG GGTTACGATACGATGGTTGGAGAAAGAGGAATACAGTTATCAGGCGGGCAAAAACAACGAGTGGCCATAGCGCGAGCCATCGTCAAGGATCCTAAGGTATTGCTACTTGATGAAGCTACTAGCGCTCTAGACGCAGAGTCTGAACGTGTGGTTCAAGATGCGCTTGACCGGGTTATGGTGAACCGGACTACGATTGTGGTGGCTCACCGGTTATCCACGATTAAGAACGCGGATGTAATTGCAGTCGTTAAGAACGGAGTTATTGTAGAGAAAGGGAAGCACGAGAGTTTGATCAATATCAAAGACGGAGTTTATGCTTCGTTGGTGCAGCTTCATCTCAGTGCTGCTTCTTAA